tttttttttctctattggATGTTGCAATGGAGAAGGGTTTTAGTGTTAATTTTATATAGAAATATGAACATAAAGTGGATTGATGGGTGCATAGCCATGTGAATGTTGggggaagaagaaatgaaggtggggtgttcttaaaatttgttCATGAAATTGGGTTCAATTCATCtggttttgttcttgttttgattgAAGACAAAGTTGGGTCCATAGATTTTGATTCACTACAAGAAATGGTAGCCACATGAGATGGAAGATGATGAGTAGATATTAGGAGGATCATGAACTCATACCCTTGATCAATTATTTCAATTCTAATATGGGTAGTGACAATGACTTTTATATGCTCAATTCTAGCTCATTTTCTATCTAAAAAGTGGAAATTCATTCGTCTAGGGAAGAAATTCGAGTCATGACTCGTGAATCTTGGAATGTATACTTAGTAAGAATGATGAGGTACGGTAAGTAAACTGGAGTAGAAGAAGAGAGACGACATTAGgggggagagatttccactcccttacaaggaatggttcgttctcctctctaactaatgtgggatctcacagtgcACACCATTTGAGGGTCAGCGTCCTCGATAACACACCGCTTggtgcctggctctgatactatttgaaACAGTTCAAGCttaccgttagtagatattgtttgctttggctcACGGTTTTGAAACGTGCCCATTAGGGAGAgacttccacacccttataaagaatgtttcgttcccctctctaatcaatgtgagatctcgcagTGCACACCCCTTGagggctagcgtcctcgctgacacactgctcAGTGCttgtctctgataccatttgaaacagttcaagcccactgtcagcatatattgtccgcttttgcccgttacgtatcgtcatcagtctTATAGTTTCAAAACACGCCCACTTGGGAGAGacttccatacccttataaggaatgcttcgtttccctttccaaccaatgtgagatctcacaatgtAGCCcagctggcacactgctcagtgcctagttttgataccatttgaacagtccaagctcaccgctagcagatattatccactttggcctgttatgtatcgtcgtcagtctaacggttttaaaacacgttcaCTAGAGAGAGACTTCCACACCttaataagaaatgttttgttctcctctccaaccgatgggAGATCTCACAGTAATAAAAGTCAACTTTCATTAACAATCAACTATTCTTATAAGAATATCGATATCAACAACTTTCTATATATCGTTAACTTCAGTATAGTTTAACTGGCTAAGACATAAATCCTTGACCAAATGTTTGAAAAGACGAGGAACAAGGGACATTTGGGAAAGGGTACTAGAGACAATTGTGTCAAACAAAGGCCTATCCAAGCAACAACTTGTGTGGTTTATAATGGGTAACATAGTATAGCATTATGCCCCAAAATCCCATGGGCTCTTACTCGAAGTGTCTTCACAATTCCCAACATCAAATTGGTCTTTAGCTGTTCTTCTTGTCCTCCCTCCGACACCAAACCAAATCTACTTGTGCTATGCATTTATGCATTTATGGGTTTTGTCATTTTAACATCTCCAAACCCATATGAtctttttgtgattttttttcttcatttttgttcaaagttcttccttttctttccaacTCATCTTGATCATAAGCCCGTGGTGGGTACGTCGTTTTGATCATAAGCCTATGGTTGGCGCGTCGTTCTTTCCAAACCCATGttatccttaaactttcaaaaaaaaaaaaaaattcgtacCCTTACTGTTACTTTTGGATCAAAATCGTTAccattgatgtgagatctcatatcagttgaagaaaaaaacgaaacatttcttataagtaCGTGAAAATCTCTTCGTGAAAGATGCGTTTTACGATGATATGTATCGGGTCAAAGGCGTATTTGGATCATTACTACGGGAGAGATatgaaaatggtgaaaaaaTTGAgcataattaagaaaattttcactttttaaaaataaaataaattgtgatTATTATTGGAGGAGGAAGTTGTTTCTGGTTTGTATCACAGCCGTCAATTTTTCATATGTTGATGAAAGCTGCCTATgtctgaaaaataaataacaaaagacagtaaaaatttaaagcagATGACACGTGGGGAGGCAAAGCCATGTGACACAACAAGGAAGACAATGTGTGTCTTGGTTTGTTTTAGCAATAGAACAGTATATGCAATGTATTtgaatttgtcttttttttctttgtgggCGTCTGTCGCCCGAGTAAAAGAGGGACATATGAATGAATCAGACACTCTTATAGACGAAGGTCATGGAACCAATGTTAGGGTAGTTACATTTATGTCTATTTTGTAACTCTTAAGTTATATTATGAACATTTACGTCTATgccattgtttttttttttttttttaaaaaatattttaaatgcatGTTTATAGCACCGTTCGCACCAATAACCACATGGTCCTCTGTGTTAGAGGGTTCGATAGAGAAAAGGTAGGTGTCGAATTCGACTTGGGAGAATCTCCATATTCTATAAGATACAAACGACAAAGCCAAAACAACACTAAACGAGCAGCTGCCCTAACGAGACCCAGGGCGCGGTCCTCCTTCTTAGAACCCATTGAAACGGGCCTCGGCCCAGGAAGGGGAGAGTGGCTGAGCGGTCAAAAGAGAAAGATCGAGCTTAactcaaaccctaaaccctaaaccttaaaccctagactctaaaccctaaatctaaaagagagagataccTTAGACAAGCGAATAGGCCAAGGCTAAGACATCCGACATCTCTCTCACTAACACAACTAACCCtcataaatatgaaaaccTACTCTTCATTGAACGTAAGTAATTTAACCTCTGTTCAGCTCAATACTACTTTATACTGAATATTAACTTAAACATCAGAATGTATACCACACTAATACACGAGATCTCTCTCATAAATGACTATTTTAGTTAGAGTGTTTGAACTCGACCCGACCTAATATGCCCGATTAACTCGATTTCAGCATATATAAATTCATACTCTCATGCTTcacattcttaattttttttttcaaaatttctcatCTCGATGCCAACATCCATGAAGCTAGTAGAGTCAGTGTTCAACTTGTGTTCAGCTTGATACCACTTTATACTCGATATCAACTTAAACGTCAGAATGTGTTAAGTAAAACACCACACTAATACACGAGATCTCTCTCGTAAATAACTATGTTAGTCAAAGCGTTTGAACTCGACCCGACCTAATATTCCCGATTGACTCGATTTCAGCATCAACAAAACGGtttcgatatatatatatatataaatcgaTACTCTCATGCTTCAcattctgaattttttttgttctcaaaATTGATGAGAATCATCCACGAAGTTGATAGAGTCGGTGGGAACAAACTCTCATCTCTCCACGTGAAACACATTACcttaaaatcataaacaaacCTCATTAGCCTCTCCTCTTAAACTTCATCCAAAAATGGGCTTatttcttccccttcttctATTGTTCTTCCTCGCCTCATCGGCGCTTGGCTGTGATCGCTGTCTCCACCACTCCAAGACTGCCTATATCTCAAATGATTCAACACTTTCATGTACAATTCTCCTTAAAACCTTAGATTTTCTCTACTTTTAGTtgttttattcaataatttgcTATCATTTGCAGCTGGGGCTTGTGGCTATGGCTCCTTAGCCCTTGGCTTCCTCGACGGACACCTCGCTGCTGGCGTGCCGTCCCTTTACAAGGAGGGCGTTCGTTGTGGTGCATGCTATCAGGTAAAATGTAGCTTCGAACTATTCTATCTTGtaaagggttttttttaagagaggCACCAGAATGAACCACCCAAGCcaactagtagatattgtcttctttaggctttcactttcgggcttttctcaaggtttttaaaacgtgcatgctagggagaagtttccacacccttataaagaatgcttcgttcttctccccgacagatgtgggatctcacaactcaTCTCCCCtgcggggcccagcgtccttgctagcacactacctcgtgtccacccccttcggggttcagcctctttgctggcacatcgccgcccagtgtctagctctgatactatctATAACTGCCCAAACTCAcggctagtaaatattgtcttttttgagctttcccgtccaaactttctctcaagatttttaaaacgcgtctattacaaagtttcacacccttataaaaaatattccgTTCTTCCCCAATTTACGTGGTATCTCACGCACGTACTCtttgaatatatttgtttGAACTCATTTGATGGATATACACTGCTACAGATGAGGTGCAAAGACAAGAAACTTTGCAGCACAGCTGGGACCAAACTCATTTTGACTGATCTGAATCTACACACCAATAGAACTGATCTTGTTTTGAGTAAGAAAGCTTTTTCTGCGTTGGCTCAAAAGGGCCAACATTACAATATCTTCAAGCGCACGAGTCTCGAGGTTGAATACAAGAGGTTAGATTCTTAATACAAGtctaccgctaacaaatattatcttctttggactttctctttcaagctttcctcgaaggtttctacacctttataaaaaatgtttccttctcctcttcaactaacgtgggatctcattcACTCCtccagtcgatgtgggaccctcaaATCCACCTTCTTTcagggtccaacgtccttactgacacactgcctcgtgtccacccctttggggctcagcctcctcactgacacatcgtccagtgtctagctctgataccatttgtgagatcccacatcgaccgaggaagagaacgaacattttttataagggtgtggaaggcgtttttaaaattttaatgggaaactcgaaagaacgtaattttaaaataagatgcACTTTTCAAGGGTTTATATTTATGGGTTGTGCATGGTTTTGCAGGATACCATGTgaatacaaaaaacaaaatctgtCAGTAAGAATTGAAGAGTCAAGCCAAAAGCCCCATCACATGGCTATTAAGTTCCTATATCAAGGTGGGCAGACTGATATTCTACTGGTTCACCTACGTCCGGTAGGTTCGGGATTCAAATTTCTGAtcttttgataaaaaaaataagagcaGAAATAAACTAAGTTGATGAATATTATTGGCATAAAAGGTGGATTCGGGAAGTACGTTCTTCATGAGCAGAAGGCATGGGACGGCGGTGTGGGAAATAGACACGGCACCGGAGGCGGCGGTGGTGTTTCAACTAAGAGTGATTTCAGGGTTCGACGGGATGTGGGTGACGGCGGAGCGGGTAGTTCCGGCGGACTGGAAGCCGGGGATGATCTACGACCTTGGAGTTCAGATGGATGCCATTGCCAAAGGACAAGAGAGCTGTAGAAAATGTGATGAAGGGCATTGGTGATACGAGCATATAATGACCATTTGGTTGAAAAAACACTTTTGTCGTTGTTGACGTCAAGTAAATGATAATGCAATCATGGAACTTACCGTTTAGTTTCTATTTGAtccttaaatttcaaaatattgaacCTTTATGGTAGTGACAcctttgtaacgacccataaTCATGATTTAAATCTAGATTCGACACTTGATGGATCgtcacaaatggtataaaagcGATACATCTCTCAGTAAGATGTGGTACGGGAACGACCTAAACCGGAAGTTGGTGACATGTGATACTCGAGTAAAAGAGAGGTGCAAGAATTAATTGAGACCACGTTTAGATGAGAACGAATCTTGAGCGTGGATCGTTACACGCGATGAGAAGAGAGAGTGAAAACCATTTTTTACGGTTACATAATTGGGGCCAAGGATTGAACTATATTTCCCGTCCTTGCCCAATTCACCGACCTGTCCCACCCTCACCCcgcttaatataaatatattttaaacacatattatatatatatatatattatatatatatatatattatatatatatatatattatatatatatatattttttttttttttatattgaaaaaaaattagttagtCAACCAATCTAAAGAAATGCCTTAAAATCTTCCCTTTCCCATTGGAAAATGCCACGTGTTTGCCACCAACGTCCATTCACCAACTATATAAACCTctctcctcttccttcttcactTCAAATCCTCACAACAATGGCTTTCTTCCTCCCTCTACTCTTCCTTTCTCTTGTCTCCTCCGCCGCTGCCTGTGATCGTTGTCTTCATCACGCCAAAGCCGCCTTCTACCAGGTCGAGTCCGACGGTGAACGTAAAACTCCAATCCCCCTTTAAATTCTTCAACTTTTCCGCTATTAAAGTCCGATCCGAGGCCGACCCATATCAAATTTTCACATTTAAACAACTGggtttgtttcatttcttgcaGTTAGAGGCGCCTGTGGCTATGGCAATCTCACCTTGGAGCTCTCAAATGGCTACTTCTCGGCTATCACGGCTGCTCTTTACGGCCACGGTGCTGGTTGTGGCACCTGCTTTCGTGTAAACTTCTCAACAATCCCTCACTTTGTCTAGGAGGAAGctccacgttggctaatttagagaatgatcatgagtttccTTTTTAGAAATCGAATTGGATTCGGTCTTAATACATATGCGAGGgaggtaataaaaaaaataaggaaagaagatagagttctttcttttatcacTTAGCTTAGGAGCCGTGCAAGATGAAAGTCTCATGCAGTCTCATGCACGGTTTTGAATAAGAGAAAGAAGTGAAGAATCATCTTTTTGACTCATATTCTTAACCCGAAATAGCAAATGGTGGGGAGAGGAaagattcctttttttttagggtatcCCGGGAACAGATCCAGTGGAGATGGGGTGGGACCTCTAGTTCAGAGGATTAGAGCAGAGCACGTGGCTACAAACCACGATGTCGAGGGTTCGAATCCCTCCTCGCCCACAACCCACCAAAAAGGAAATGACTTTTCCCTCTGGGGGTAGAAAAATCATAATCGGGATAACTTACCCAAACTATAGAACTTGGGTGTGGGTCTTTTGTCGAAATAGAATGAccttatcttcttttttcgtTAATGGGTTAAatgaatacatcttcattggtatgaggccgaaagtcatgagagcgtatgtttaaagtggacaatattataccattgtggagagctGAAAAGTGTCGGGTTTGTGCAGGTAAGGTGTAAAAACAAGGAAATGTGCAACAAAGAAGGCACCAAGATTGTTGTAACGGATGGCAATGAGAGCTCTCAAACAGGCCTTGTAATTAGCAAGAAGGCTTTTAGTGAAATGGCTTTGAGTGGCAAAGAGGAATTGCTTATTATTGAAGGAGTTGTGGACGTTCAATTCAAAAGGTTGGCTCATAATTGACCTACTTTTTCATGTTCAATCGTTTGAGGCTCATAATTTTAgtggtttttttgtttttgtagggTTCCTTGTGAGCACAAAGACAAGAACTTGATGGTTAGAGTGGAAGAGATGAGCAAATATCCCACTTATTTAGCCATCAAATTGCTTTACCAAGGTGGCCAAACCGAGATAGCAAGCATGGAGATCGCTAAGGTGATGCCTAAACAAAATCATACAACGAACACGATATGGGTTTTATTTATCGTGGAGTTTGAAAATGTGTTATGATTCAGGTGGGTGAATCGAATTGGGCTCCGATGGCTCGCAACTATGGAGCTGTTTGGAACTCGAAACATCACGTACCTGAAGGACCATTGCAATTGCGGTTTATGGTGACTTCTGGATTTGATAAGAAGTGGATCGAGACAAAGTCTGTGCTTCCTGCTGATTGGAGACATGGGCAAATTTACGATACTCGAATTCAAATCAACGACATGGCTAAAGAGAGTTGTTCAAATGATAAGTGTGCCGATGAGCATTGGGCTTAGTTTATAGTATTTATAGATACaatcttcaaaattctaaataacCCTActagggtaaaaaaaaaaaaaaaaaaaaaaaaatcaatttgattCTACCTTTTATGGTAAGATTTTGTAGttaatcattaaataaagccaatcaaatcataattaatCTCCTTctcaaatttgttaaattgttaaaatttactgatggtataaaataatttcgtTTATTTATCAACTTGAATATAGCTCAATGAATTCAAATATACTTAACCTACTTGTGaggtcctacatcgattgaagaggtgAGCAGAATGAaagcctctccctaatagacacgttttaaaactgtgtggttgaacaatatctgctagcaaagCTAGTATAAATTGTATTGGAGCCAGACACCTGTACTAGTGTTCGAGGACGTTGGGTGACACAATCGCGGTTTGCTAGGTAGCGAATTtggcgattgtgcggcacccACTCTCAGCACTGAGTGGGTCAAGCCTACTTCGAGTTACGTTGCTTGCGGTCGGGCAACGTGAATACAAATTTTGGGTCTCAATTtcaagagaagattttagaaagcaggggagagagagaaataataaCGGCTTACATTCCCCCTatcgggtagggagaagttgacaaccccattttgagacatttcatGTCTAGAAAGCAATAAAGTAGTACAAGGCTAAGGTTTTTGAGACATTTCATGTCTAGAAAGCAATAAAGTAGTACAAGGCTAAGGTTTCAGCATGTCACAGTCATGTTTGTCCAAGGCatgcatgcggccatgggcaacatgccGCATGTCACAGTCATGTTTGTCCAAGGCATGCatgcatgcggccatgggcaacataccttggacaagcatgatcgtGACACTAGGCCTCAAGAGGgtggacaagcatgatcgtgagactgacggcaaTACCTATCTACTAGCCacggacttgagctgttatagaACCATTTAGGTACAACAAGCTAACGAGACCTAGAATAAGATCgctttgaaaaagaaaagggttttaGAAAAGTTCCCAATCAGCAAAGTCCAAGCAAAAGAATGGCACACAGCTGTTGGTGCGGTACTCGCAACTCATTTCAACTCTCAAAATTCCCCTCTTTCTCTTACCGCGTTTGATTCTAcctttttgttcctttcacATTCAAGTCATCTCACCCAAAAAGTGTCATCGATTGTCTTTTATGGAGATCAAACTGTATTACACCTTGCATTGCCAACACACGAAAAATCGTCGAAGCGGCTTCACTTCATCGACCTCGACTTCACTTGTTAAGCGACCACGTTAGCCACCTTTTCACTTCATCACCTCGACTTCTCATCCAAAGTACAATTGTTCAAGCGGTTAGCCACCTTTACACTTCATCACCTCGACTTCTCATTCAAATTACAATTGTTTAAGTGGTATTATAGAGAATTTTTCATTAGTATATGGATTTATCTAGACATGTCCGTTTTACAGAGtgaagaacattttttttccggTTACATAAATGGGGCTGAAGATAAGATTATATTCCCGTCCCCATCCAATTCCCCACCACGTCCCTTAACGAAGATGAGATTATATTCCCCTCCCCTCCCCATCCAATTCTCGTCccttaaaataactatttttaaaataaataaataaagtattatgggatataaaaaaaaaaacatccgaCCAAAATAAAGGGAATTTTTGACCATGATGTTTAAACTTAGTCATCATAGATCCgatgaaaaagtaaaatcaacaaaaaaaatgccTTAAAATCTTTCCTTTACCCTTTTGCTAAATGACACCTGTCTTCCACCAACGACCATTCATCACCTATATAAACCTCCCCCTccctcttccttctccatcACAAAAATGCCCTTCTTCCTCCCTCTTCTCTTCCTCACCATTGTCTCCTCCGCCGCTGCCTGTGATCGTTGTCTTCATCAGGCCAAAGCCGCCTTCTACCAGGTCGAGTCCGACGGTGAACGTAAAATTCCAATCCCCCTTTAAATTCTTCGACTTTTCCGCTATTATAGTCCGATCCAAGGCCGACCCAGATCAAGTTTTCACATTTAACCAATTGggtttgtttcatttcttgtaGTTAGAGGCGCCTGTGGCTATGGCAATCTCACCTCGGAGCTCTCAAATGG
This sequence is a window from Cucurbita pepo subsp. pepo cultivar mu-cu-16 chromosome LG04, ASM280686v2, whole genome shotgun sequence. Protein-coding genes within it:
- the LOC111792495 gene encoding expansin-like A2, which gives rise to MAFFLPLLFLSLVSSAAACDRCLHHAKAAFYQVESDGELRGACGYGNLTLELSNGYFSAITAALYGHGAGCGTCFRVRCKNKEMCNKEGTKIVVTDGNESSQTGLVISKKAFSEMALSGKEELLIIEGVVDVQFKRVPCEHKDKNLMVRVEEMSKYPTYLAIKLLYQGGQTEIASMEIAKVGESNWAPMARNYGAVWNSKHHVPEGPLQLRFMVTSGFDKKWIETKSVLPADWRHGQIYDTRIQINDMAKESCSNDKCADEHWA
- the LOC111792494 gene encoding expansin-like A1 isoform X2, with product MGLFLPLLLLFFLASSALGCDRCLHHSKTAYISNDSTLSSGACGYGSLALGFLDGHLAAGVPSLYKEGVRCGACYQMRCKDKKLCSTAGTKLILTDLNLHTNRTDLVLSKKAFSALAQKGQHYNIFKRTSLEVEYKRIPCEYKKQNLSVRIEESSQKPHHMAIKFLYQGGFGKYVLHEQKAWDGGVGNRHGTGGGGGVSTKSDFRVRRDVGDGGAGSSGGLEAGDDLRPWSSDGCHCQRTREL
- the LOC111792494 gene encoding expansin-like A2 isoform X1 gives rise to the protein MGLFLPLLLLFFLASSALGCDRCLHHSKTAYISNDSTLSSGACGYGSLALGFLDGHLAAGVPSLYKEGVRCGACYQMRCKDKKLCSTAGTKLILTDLNLHTNRTDLVLSKKAFSALAQKGQHYNIFKRTSLEVEYKRIPCEYKKQNLSVRIEESSQKPHHMAIKFLYQGGQTDILLVHLRPVDSGSTFFMSRRHGTAVWEIDTAPEAAVVFQLRVISGFDGMWVTAERVVPADWKPGMIYDLGVQMDAIAKGQESCRKCDEGHW